In one Thermanaerovibrio velox DSM 12556 genomic region, the following are encoded:
- a CDS encoding mitochondrial fission ELM1 family protein — MNQSRGVALWFRRALGERGVPVEVHEREVPRLSGFSSARARASSLFLKSGGRRKARDWLASFGGDLPGFVEGGSLGGEGFLILSAGSRCAPYNLALGLLFGAVSVTIMTPSVLGLDPFDYAIVPEHDNPPRRSNVFSTLGAPNSVDPGELEARGAALAELFPPVSERRWALLVGGDDRNYRVSPRWVRREVGVLLRRAEAFGADLYVTTSRRTSREAEDALERLLCGSGAVRMYLPASRCSENPVPGMLGLCTRVFCTEDSVSMVSEAVTAGHRVVLMRVDRVGGMRSGLSRFLMSAHEGGVVPRGVLFGPARFDQLFGALRRQGLLEEWGLLKREMPMVDGLGRVVVPEDPRRGASFNEARRSALWLAEKLLEKWGF, encoded by the coding sequence GTGAACCAGAGCCGGGGGGTCGCTTTGTGGTTTCGCCGGGCCCTGGGGGAGCGTGGGGTGCCGGTGGAGGTCCACGAGCGGGAGGTGCCGAGGCTTTCGGGGTTCTCCTCTGCCAGGGCCAGGGCTTCTTCGCTGTTCCTCAAGTCCGGGGGGCGGCGGAAGGCCCGGGATTGGTTGGCGTCCTTCGGCGGGGATCTCCCGGGTTTTGTTGAGGGGGGCAGTCTCGGCGGGGAGGGGTTTCTGATCCTCTCCGCGGGGAGCCGCTGTGCTCCTTACAACCTTGCCTTAGGTCTTTTGTTCGGGGCGGTCAGCGTGACCATAATGACCCCTTCGGTGTTGGGGCTTGATCCCTTTGACTACGCCATAGTGCCGGAGCACGACAACCCACCGAGGCGCAGCAACGTCTTCAGCACCCTTGGGGCTCCTAACTCGGTGGATCCTGGGGAGCTGGAGGCCCGCGGTGCGGCCCTGGCGGAGCTGTTCCCCCCTGTGTCTGAAAGGCGCTGGGCCCTTTTGGTGGGCGGTGATGACCGGAACTACCGGGTGAGCCCCAGGTGGGTACGGCGGGAGGTGGGGGTGCTCTTGAGGAGGGCCGAGGCGTTTGGGGCGGACCTTTACGTCACCACCTCCCGCAGGACCTCCAGGGAGGCGGAGGATGCCTTGGAGAGGCTCTTATGCGGGAGCGGGGCGGTGAGGATGTACCTTCCCGCCTCCCGGTGTTCCGAGAACCCGGTGCCGGGGATGTTAGGGCTTTGTACCCGGGTGTTCTGCACCGAGGACTCGGTGTCCATGGTGTCCGAGGCGGTCACCGCGGGGCACCGGGTGGTGCTCATGCGGGTGGATAGGGTGGGGGGCATGAGGTCCGGTTTGTCCCGGTTTTTGATGAGTGCCCATGAAGGCGGGGTGGTCCCGAGGGGGGTTTTGTTCGGTCCTGCCAGGTTTGACCAGCTCTTTGGGGCTCTGCGGCGCCAGGGGCTTTTGGAGGAGTGGGGGCTGCTCAAGCGGGAGATGCCCATGGTGGACGGGTTGGGCCGTGTGGTGGTGCCGGAGGATCCGAGGCGGGGGGCCAGCTTTAACGAGGCCCGTCGATCCGCCCTGTGGCTGGCGGAGAAGCTTTTAGAGAAGTGGGGGTTTTGA
- a CDS encoding O-antigen ligase family protein, producing MGGLGVDGVCSGRPEGVLGVPGGGRYGRWFDASFLGAFLFTVAGPVPRYLFFAAALAFFFKARLWRSVAGVWGLVPWPFRWGLWTLIVFGLVSELAGCRGLAEVLKGYSLVLEPFLGGLMGFAFFLRRGSFRRWMILWPWVLMITLLAVLCCTVGPFASREIGGALSHKGMWYAAPLAVTLAPVALSVFALARGWGRALWWGVVFVLCALCALVGRSSAGIIGFAVGVLVAASCFLRLGRGGRECRRLGGLALLALLVASAVLIGSSTVRGYVMAEAAQIWSLRDALRTGDFEMFTTFRNLIWRMGMDLFSQRPLVGWGWGRLDRWAPLVRDPALRERWVSVSGEWPSHLHNDFMELLVSMGVLGGAVYLGLAYGFLRMSAGVVVMYRLRHPCAVGLAGAMLGALVWGMAGGVIAERSVSGMFYWTLWGALMGLYCRGCLAGLRSRA from the coding sequence ATGGGCGGTTTGGGCGTGGATGGGGTTTGTTCGGGGAGGCCCGAGGGGGTCTTGGGCGTGCCTGGAGGTGGGCGGTACGGCCGCTGGTTTGACGCATCATTCCTTGGGGCCTTCCTTTTCACCGTCGCGGGGCCGGTTCCCCGTTATCTCTTCTTCGCCGCGGCGCTGGCGTTCTTCTTCAAGGCCCGGCTTTGGAGGTCCGTGGCGGGGGTGTGGGGGTTGGTGCCGTGGCCTTTTAGGTGGGGGCTTTGGACCCTCATTGTCTTCGGCCTTGTGTCGGAGCTGGCTGGATGCCGCGGCCTTGCGGAGGTCCTTAAGGGTTATTCCCTCGTCCTAGAGCCCTTTTTAGGAGGTCTTATGGGGTTTGCCTTCTTCCTTAGGAGGGGCAGCTTCCGGAGGTGGATGATCCTGTGGCCCTGGGTGCTGATGATCACCCTCCTTGCGGTGCTCTGTTGTACTGTGGGGCCCTTCGCGTCGAGGGAGATAGGGGGTGCTTTGTCCCACAAGGGGATGTGGTACGCAGCTCCATTGGCGGTGACTTTGGCACCCGTGGCTTTGTCCGTCTTTGCGCTTGCTCGTGGGTGGGGCAGGGCCCTGTGGTGGGGCGTGGTGTTCGTGCTCTGTGCCCTTTGCGCCCTGGTGGGCAGGAGCAGCGCGGGCATCATAGGTTTTGCGGTGGGGGTGTTGGTGGCGGCATCCTGCTTCCTAAGGCTTGGCAGGGGGGGGCGGGAATGCAGGAGGCTTGGGGGTCTTGCCCTTTTGGCCTTGCTGGTGGCCTCAGCGGTTTTGATCGGGTCTTCCACGGTAAGGGGTTATGTTATGGCCGAGGCGGCCCAGATCTGGTCTCTTAGGGATGCCCTAAGGACCGGTGATTTCGAAATGTTTACCACCTTCCGGAACCTGATATGGAGGATGGGGATGGACCTGTTCTCCCAGAGGCCCCTTGTGGGGTGGGGATGGGGCAGGCTTGACCGATGGGCCCCGTTGGTTAGGGATCCAGCCCTTCGGGAACGATGGGTTTCTGTATCCGGTGAGTGGCCTTCGCACCTTCACAACGACTTCATGGAGCTTTTGGTGTCCATGGGGGTGTTGGGTGGGGCGGTGTACTTGGGGTTGGCTTACGGGTTTTTGCGGATGTCCGCTGGGGTGGTGGTGATGTATCGTTTGAGGCATCCCTGTGCGGTGGGCCTTGCGGGGGCCATGTTGGGCGCTTTGGTCTGGGGCATGGCGGGGGGTGTCATAGCGGAGCGGAGCGTGTCCGGCATGTTCTATTGGACCCTGTGGGGGGCCCTCATGGGGCTTTACTGCCGGGGGTGCTTGGCGGGGCTTAGGTCTCGTGCTTAG
- a CDS encoding sulfurtransferase — MRSRVVSCLSALVIVFSGSAAFAGPSAPVSGEVVSVSRDVVSSDVVSAAGVEVSHGSEVFKGVEFLRREDVYVTPSWLMANMGRVLVLDTRAQSLYLKGHIPGAVNADWTYFVSLRGRPGDKGWGVRLPMPQMSQRLGALGVDGKRTVVVYGDLGGWGQEGWAFWVMRSYGVKNVKILEGGYTGWLKAGGRRDMVPHRGVNRGLPQLSGKDESQWNVDIDWLVKHRSEVKVIDVRTQPEYEGAKFFQERRGGRIPGALHLPFDSLFDASGALKGAEEIGALMESLGVAPSDQVVVYDTAGVRGGYACVALRMAGYYARNLDEGFHRWAGIQELEVSSGRP, encoded by the coding sequence TTGAGGAGTCGTGTTGTGTCGTGTCTTTCCGCGTTGGTGATTGTGTTCTCCGGGTCCGCGGCGTTTGCGGGGCCTTCCGCGCCGGTTTCCGGTGAGGTCGTGTCGGTTTCTAGGGATGTGGTGTCCAGCGATGTGGTGTCCGCCGCGGGGGTTGAGGTTTCCCACGGGTCCGAGGTTTTCAAGGGGGTTGAGTTTCTAAGGAGGGAGGATGTTTACGTCACTCCCTCGTGGCTCATGGCCAACATGGGTAGGGTGTTGGTCCTGGACACCAGGGCTCAGAGCCTTTACCTCAAGGGTCACATCCCCGGGGCGGTGAACGCCGATTGGACCTATTTTGTGAGTCTTAGAGGCCGTCCGGGGGACAAGGGGTGGGGCGTGAGGCTTCCGATGCCCCAGATGTCCCAGCGGCTTGGGGCCTTGGGAGTCGACGGCAAGAGGACCGTGGTGGTCTACGGCGACCTTGGGGGCTGGGGCCAGGAGGGCTGGGCCTTTTGGGTCATGCGGAGCTATGGGGTCAAGAACGTCAAGATCCTTGAGGGAGGCTACACCGGGTGGCTCAAGGCGGGGGGCCGGAGGGACATGGTGCCGCACCGGGGTGTTAACCGGGGTCTTCCGCAGCTGAGCGGCAAGGACGAGTCCCAGTGGAACGTGGATATAGACTGGCTGGTTAAGCATCGTTCGGAGGTTAAGGTCATAGACGTGCGCACCCAGCCGGAGTACGAGGGGGCCAAGTTCTTCCAGGAGAGGCGTGGGGGCAGGATACCTGGCGCCTTGCACCTTCCCTTTGACAGTCTGTTCGACGCCTCGGGGGCGCTTAAAGGGGCCGAGGAGATAGGGGCGTTGATGGAGTCCTTAGGGGTGGCCCCTTCGGACCAGGTGGTGGTGTACGACACCGCCGGCGTGAGGGGGGGGTACGCCTGCGTGGCCTTGAGGATGGCGGGGTATTACGCCAGGAACCTGGACGAGGGTTTTCACCGCTGGGCGGGCATTCAGGAGCTGGAGGTTTCAAGCGGTAGGCCCTAA